The genomic interval TTCAACGAGCACTGTCTGAAGGATGGCGGATTTAAAGTTGTTGTAGATAACTTCAACTTTGTCGATTTTTTTCTCAACATAAAGGTGTTCAAATTCGTGAACAACATCAACAGCCGTCTGAAATTCGAGTTGGCGGAAAATGTTGGTGTACGCATCGGTGATATCATAACCGCGTCGGGCAAAATGTTCGTGTGTCCGTCTACCAATACAGATAAGCGTCACGTCTGCCCCACTCTCTTGGTAGTGCTGTGCCCGTTGTGTCGTTGTCCGAATGACGTTGCTATTGAAACTACCACATAACCCTCGGTCGCCAGAGACGGAAATAATACAGACCTGCTTCACTTCCCGTTCCTCCAGCAACGGATGCGTCAACGCTTCAGCCTCAGTGTCTACCCGTGATATCAGGTGTCCCAGAATCGTATCAAGTTTGTCTGCGTAAGGACGCGTCGCGTTAATGTTTTCTTGGGCACGACGCAGCCGTGCTGCAGCAACGACGCGCATCGCATCTGTGACTTGCTCAATATTCTGAATGCTCGCAATGCGTCGCCGAATCTCTCGTAAGGTTGCCATTTCTCCGTATTAACTCCAAATTATGAAGTAGCCCAGTTTTCTTTGAACGCTTTCACTGCATTGTGTAAGGTTTCAAGCAATTCATCACCCAACTCACCTGTTTCCGCAATTTCTGTGAGCAGGTCTGCGTGGTTCCTATCGAGATATTGCAGGAATTCGGATTCAAAGCGCGCGACTTCCTCTTCTGGAACATCGTCCAAGTAGCCGTTCGTCCCACAGAAAATAGCAGCGACTTCACGCTCCACAGGCATTGGTTCGTATTGCGGTTGCTTCAACACTTCAACGAGGCGCGCCCCGCGTAGCAGCAAAGATTGCGTTGAGGCATCTAAATCCGATCCAAATTGCGCAAAGGCTGCAACTTCGCGGTAACTCGCGAGACCTAATTTAAGAGTTCCTGCAACTTCGGCTGATTTCATGGCTGAGACTTGTGCATCTTTATCGACCCGTGAAACCGATGTACCGACATCAATTGCGGGTCTTACACCTTGGTTAAACAGATCTGTTGTAAGATATATCTGCCCGTCAGTAATAGAGATAACGTTCGTCGGGATGTAGGTCGTCAAATCACCTTCAAAGATTTCGATGATTGGCAATGCCGTGAGAGACCCACCACCCAATTCGTCGCTGAGTTTCGCTGCGCGTTCTAACAGACGTGAGTGTAAATAAAACACATCACCCGGGTATGCCTCCCTGCCTGGTGGTCTGCGTGAGAGTAGGGACATCTGGCGGTATGCCCACGCGTGTTTCGTCAGGTCATCATATATAATCAGAGCATGTTTTCCGTTATCCCTGAAGTATTCGCCCATCGCAGTCCCCGTATAAGGCGCGATGTATTGCAGCGGGGACGGTTCACTCGCAGGTGCGGAAACGATAGTCGTATATTCCATCGCGTTGTGCTCGCGGAGTGTACTCGCAACCTGTGCCAAAGTCGAGCCTTTTTGCCCAATGGCAACATAGATACAATAGACATCTGTGTTTCTCTGGCTCAGAATCGTGTCAAGTGCAATAGCCGTCTTACCCGTTCGACGATCACCGATGATAAGTTCACGCTGTCCGCGACCAATCGGTGTTAAACTATCAATGGCTTTTAAGCCTGTATAGAGCGGTTCACTGACCGGTTGGCGTTGAACGATACCGAGTCCTTTTTGCTCGACCGGCAGTCGATGTTCGGTTTCGATGGGACCCAAGCCGTCAATCGGTTGACCAAGCGCATCGACGATCCGTCCGAGAAGTGCTTCGCCGACAGGGACTTCCGGGAGCCGTCCGGTCCGTTTGGCAGTATCGCCTTCGTGGATAAGTTGGTCTTCACCGAACAAGACGCAACCAACGTTGTCTTCTTCGAGATTAAAAGCGATGCCGTAAATGTCGTTCGGGAATTCAATCATTTCACTTGCCATAGCGTTGGCAAGTCCATGCACCCGCGCGATGCCATCGCCTACCTCCAGAACTGTGCCGGAATCATAGACATCCACGTCCTGTTCAAACTGTTGCAATTGCTGTTTTAGGATATTTGATATTTCGTCCGGTCGGACTTCTCTTGCCATATTTTCAGTCCTCTGTGGGAGTCATAGTTGTCAATCTTCAGTTCTTGGTTTTCAGTTAAGAGGTTTCCTTGTAACAATCTATCTTCTCCTGAAGTACGCCAAGTAAATGTAAATTGTTGCGAACCCGTCTTTCAGCTGATAACTGACAACCGATAACTATGAACCTTGTGCAAGTTGGTGTCTCAGGCGTTGAAGTTGGGTCGCAACACTGGCATCAAAAACAGTGTCGTCTAATTGCACAATA from Candidatus Poribacteria bacterium carries:
- the atpA gene encoding F0F1 ATP synthase subunit alpha encodes the protein MAREVRPDEISNILKQQLQQFEQDVDVYDSGTVLEVGDGIARVHGLANAMASEMIEFPNDIYGIAFNLEEDNVGCVLFGEDQLIHEGDTAKRTGRLPEVPVGEALLGRIVDALGQPIDGLGPIETEHRLPVEQKGLGIVQRQPVSEPLYTGLKAIDSLTPIGRGQRELIIGDRRTGKTAIALDTILSQRNTDVYCIYVAIGQKGSTLAQVASTLREHNAMEYTTIVSAPASEPSPLQYIAPYTGTAMGEYFRDNGKHALIIYDDLTKHAWAYRQMSLLSRRPPGREAYPGDVFYLHSRLLERAAKLSDELGGGSLTALPIIEIFEGDLTTYIPTNVISITDGQIYLTTDLFNQGVRPAIDVGTSVSRVDKDAQVSAMKSAEVAGTLKLGLASYREVAAFAQFGSDLDASTQSLLLRGARLVEVLKQPQYEPMPVEREVAAIFCGTNGYLDDVPEEEVARFESEFLQYLDRNHADLLTEIAETGELGDELLETLHNAVKAFKENWATS
- the atpG gene encoding ATP synthase F1 subunit gamma; translation: MATLREIRRRIASIQNIEQVTDAMRVVAAARLRRAQENINATRPYADKLDTILGHLISRVDTEAEALTHPLLEEREVKQVCIISVSGDRGLCGSFNSNVIRTTTQRAQHYQESGADVTLICIGRRTHEHFARRGYDITDAYTNIFRQLEFQTAVDVVHEFEHLYVEKKIDKVEVIYNNFKSAILQTVLVEQLLPLVPEFPEGDTLFLDYIYEPGQMELFEMLLSRHLNMQMWKVLLDSNAAEQAARMAAMENATQKAKELIDELILQRNRARQTQITTEISEIVSGAAALEG